Proteins from a single region of Parasedimentitalea psychrophila:
- a CDS encoding ABC transporter substrate-binding protein has protein sequence MFKIPKFIFAASMTVFLSPLAALASPPVQESDFWRAEVEAGNLPPAAERIPDVPLQVDLASRGRTAGVQGGTLNTMITRSKDIRQMVVYGYTRLIGYDADYELRPDLLMSFENQDNRRFILNLRPGHRWSNGDPFTSDDFEYWWKDVANNELLNPTGPPDFLRVEGELPVVSFPDPQTVIYEWTKPNPNFLQSLAQARPPFIFRPAEFLKKYHIKYADPDELAFEVNDARVKSWAALHNKRDNMYKFDNHELPTLQPWINATSGKKIRHLFVRNPYYHRIDENGVQLPYIDVVEMEIVSGGLVAAKSNAGEADLQARGLGFRDIAILRKGEADGSNYETYLWGTGTASQIAIYPNLNVNDDTWRNVLRDVRVRRALSLAINRDSINKALYFKLAKPGAMTVLEPSPFFDPELRRAWADWDPDQANELLDAAGLDQKDRYGIRKLPDGRPMELVIETAGERQEVENALQIITDDWREIGVKLIMRPLDRDILRNRVFSGTSMASVWYGWDNGLPRPYTSPAYLAPTDQVFLAWPKWGQFHQTGGEAGEAPDLPEAQRLMQLVKNWEVATSDAERTAAWTEMLKIHADQVYGIGILAGAPQPVVVNKSLRNVPVKGIWAWDPGAHFGIHRPDEFFFEGGDG, from the coding sequence ATGTTTAAGATACCCAAATTCATATTTGCAGCTTCCATGACGGTGTTTTTGTCACCGCTCGCCGCACTGGCCTCTCCGCCGGTGCAGGAAAGCGACTTCTGGCGCGCCGAGGTTGAAGCTGGCAATTTGCCCCCTGCCGCCGAACGCATTCCCGATGTCCCCCTGCAGGTGGATCTGGCGTCCCGTGGACGCACAGCCGGGGTGCAGGGCGGCACTTTGAACACCATGATCACCCGGTCCAAGGATATCCGGCAGATGGTGGTCTACGGCTACACCCGGTTGATCGGCTATGACGCGGACTATGAACTGCGCCCCGATCTGCTGATGTCATTTGAAAACCAGGACAACCGCCGTTTCATCCTGAACCTGCGGCCCGGGCACCGGTGGTCAAATGGCGATCCCTTTACCTCGGATGATTTTGAATACTGGTGGAAAGATGTCGCCAACAACGAATTGCTCAACCCAACCGGCCCGCCCGACTTTCTGCGTGTCGAAGGGGAGCTGCCGGTCGTCAGCTTTCCAGATCCGCAAACCGTCATCTATGAGTGGACAAAACCGAACCCCAATTTCCTGCAAAGTCTGGCCCAGGCGCGGCCTCCGTTTATTTTTCGTCCGGCAGAATTCCTGAAGAAATACCACATCAAATATGCCGACCCCGATGAGCTCGCCTTTGAAGTCAATGACGCCCGTGTCAAAAGCTGGGCGGCGCTGCACAACAAACGCGACAACATGTACAAGTTCGACAACCACGAACTGCCAACCCTGCAGCCCTGGATCAATGCAACCTCGGGCAAAAAGATCCGCCATTTGTTTGTGCGCAATCCCTACTACCACCGCATCGACGAGAACGGCGTACAATTGCCCTATATCGACGTCGTCGAAATGGAGATCGTCTCGGGGGGGCTGGTGGCCGCAAAATCCAATGCCGGCGAGGCCGATCTGCAGGCGCGCGGGCTGGGCTTTCGCGATATTGCAATCCTGCGCAAGGGCGAGGCCGATGGCAGCAATTATGAAACCTATCTCTGGGGCACCGGCACCGCCTCGCAGATCGCCATTTATCCAAACCTGAACGTCAACGACGACACCTGGCGTAACGTCCTGCGAGACGTACGGGTGCGCCGTGCCCTGTCGCTGGCGATCAACCGCGACTCGATCAACAAGGCGCTGTATTTCAAGCTTGCCAAACCCGGTGCTATGACCGTGCTGGAACCCAGCCCGTTTTTTGATCCCGAGCTGCGCCGGGCCTGGGCCGATTGGGACCCGGATCAGGCCAATGAACTGCTGGACGCTGCCGGCCTGGACCAAAAGGACCGCTATGGCATCCGCAAACTGCCTGATGGGCGTCCGATGGAACTGGTGATTGAGACCGCAGGTGAACGCCAGGAGGTCGAAAACGCCTTGCAGATCATCACCGATGACTGGCGCGAAATCGGCGTCAAACTGATCATGCGGCCATTGGATCGCGACATCCTGCGCAACCGGGTGTTTTCCGGCACCTCCATGGCCTCGGTCTGGTATGGCTGGGATAACGGATTGCCGCGCCCCTATACCTCGCCCGCCTATCTGGCACCGACCGATCAGGTGTTTCTGGCCTGGCCCAAATGGGGCCAGTTCCACCAGACCGGTGGCGAGGCCGGCGAGGCCCCCGACCTCCCAGAAGCACAGCGCCTGATGCAGCTGGTGAAAAACTGGGAGGTGGCCACCTCAGATGCGGAACGCACTGCCGCCTGGACTGAAATGCTGAAAATTCACGCCGATCAGGTCTATGGCATCGGCATTCTGGCCGGCGCCCCACAGCCGGTGGTGGTCAACAAATCCCTGCGCAATGTTCCGGTCAAGGGCATCTGGGCCTGGGATCCCGGAGCCCACTTTGGCATCCACCGCCCCGACGAGTTCTTTTTTGAGGGTGGTGACGGCTGA
- a CDS encoding ABC transporter permease — protein MEILRYAVYRFGTMLLTLLVVSVMVFAIINLPPGDYLSNQIAELRATGQSAGVAKAEFLRSEYSLDRPLYQQYLIWVGFMPGPHGFYGLIQGNYGWSFEFDQPVAEIVGDTLWLTVLVNLAAVLFVYLVALPLGVIAAAKSRTWIDYTSAFVGYLGLATPNFLLALILFYYGHKYFDLPIGGLMDPVYEGEPMSWDKVKSILIHLIVPTFVIGTSGAAAMMQRLRANLLDELGKPYVETAVAKGMAPARMLTKYPLRMAFNPFVADIGNLLPSMVSGSVLVSVVLGLQTIGPTLLTALKTQDLFLSAFVLMFVALLTLIGTMVSDVLLVLLDPRIRYEGRET, from the coding sequence ATGGAGATCCTGCGCTACGCGGTCTATCGATTTGGCACCATGTTGCTGACCTTGCTGGTGGTTTCGGTGATGGTGTTTGCCATCATCAACCTGCCGCCGGGTGATTATCTCAGCAACCAGATCGCCGAGCTGCGCGCCACCGGGCAATCCGCTGGCGTTGCCAAAGCCGAGTTCCTGCGCAGCGAATACTCGCTCGACCGGCCTCTGTACCAACAATATCTGATCTGGGTTGGCTTCATGCCCGGCCCACACGGGTTTTACGGTCTGATACAGGGCAATTACGGCTGGTCGTTTGAGTTTGACCAGCCGGTGGCCGAGATCGTCGGCGACACCCTCTGGCTGACCGTGTTGGTCAATCTTGCAGCGGTACTGTTTGTCTATCTGGTGGCCTTGCCGCTGGGGGTGATCGCCGCCGCAAAGTCGCGCACCTGGATCGACTACACCTCGGCCTTTGTCGGCTATCTGGGACTGGCCACGCCCAACTTTCTGCTGGCGCTGATCCTGTTCTACTATGGCCACAAGTATTTCGACCTGCCAATTGGCGGGCTTATGGACCCGGTCTATGAAGGCGAGCCTATGTCCTGGGACAAGGTCAAGTCGATCCTTATCCACCTGATCGTGCCAACCTTTGTGATCGGCACATCCGGCGCGGCGGCAATGATGCAGCGGCTGCGCGCCAACCTGCTGGACGAGTTGGGCAAACCCTATGTGGAGACCGCCGTCGCCAAGGGCATGGCCCCGGCCCGCATGCTGACCAAATACCCACTGCGCATGGCCTTTAACCCCTTTGTCGCCGACATCGGCAACCTGCTGCCCTCGATGGTCTCGGGGTCGGTTCTGGTCTCGGTGGTGCTGGGGTTGCAAACCATCGGTCCCACCCTGTTGACCGCGCTGAAAACCCAGGATCTGTTCCTGTCGGCCTTTGTTTTGATGTTCGTGGCGCTGCTGACGCTCATTGGCACTATGGTGTCCGATGTTCTGTTGGTTCTGCTGGACCCCCGCATTCGATACGAGGGGCGTGAAACATGA